The proteins below are encoded in one region of Chrysemys picta bellii isolate R12L10 chromosome 4, ASM1138683v2, whole genome shotgun sequence:
- the AP5M1 gene encoding AP-5 complex subunit mu-1 isoform X2, with protein sequence MRYPTVEKRAKAFNGASYVTVPEDSVFLKALLFELKLTDPDKNFVEYRDSCSRINKTSVYALPTGGGDLWPVLAFQKSGLIYVCLPLVEQSLKPRPPLISISGISPAFAVLSGLLVFINSSQKNEAEMSAKVGQLPSLLMQACPLGTPLDTNLNGLLDNIHVSTNHTQKQPVWRISTYKGKPQVNVCITEKVKSMQYDKRDVADMWQVYGTVTCKCDLEGATSNVTVSLNLPANGSPLQDILVHPCVTSLDSAILTSCSVDVMDDSAFSGPYKLPFTPPSDLFNLCYYTSQVPVPPILGFYQLKEEELQLKLTVNLKLHESVKNAFEYCEARIPFFNRGPVTHLEYKVSYGQLDVSREKSLLVWVIGQKFPKSLEISLTGTVTFGSMSKEQPVDPICSGSTAYVKLYFRIPDYTLTGCYADQHSVQVFSSGKPKISTSRELISSDYYIWNSKAPAPVVYRTLFF encoded by the exons AT GCGTTACCCCACGGTTGAAAAACGAGCAAAAGCCTTCAATGGAGCAAGCTATGTGACCGTACCAGAGgacagtgtttttcttaaagcattACTTTTTGAACTTAAGCTGACAGATCCAGACAAGAACTTTGTGGAATATCGGGATAGCTGTTCTCGAATCAACAAGACTTCAGTGTATGCGCTTCCAACAGGAGGAGGGGACCTTTGGCCTGTCCTGGCCTTTCAGAAGAGTGGTTTGATATATGTTTGTCTTCCCCTAGTTGAGCAATCCTTGAAGCCACGCCCACCCCTTATTAGCATTAGTGGAATCTCACCAGCCTTCGCTGTCTTATCAGGATTGCTGGTCTTCATTAACTCCAGTCAGAAGAATGAAGCTGAGATGAGTGCAAAAGTGGGCCAACTTCCAAGTTTGCTCATGCAGGCCTGTCCACTTGGCACCCCATTAGATACAAACTTGAATGGCTTATTAGATAACATTCATGTTTCTACAAACCACACACAGAAACAACCAGTTTGGAGAATTAGCACATACAAAGGCAAACCTCAGGTTAATGTTTGTATCACTGAAAAAGTCAAGTCCATGCAATATGACAAAAGGGATGTTGCAGATATGTGGCAAGTTTATGGAACTGTGACTTGTAAG tgtgatttggaaGGAGCTACATCAAATGTGACTGTCAGCTTGAACCTCCCTGCCAATGGCTCTCCACTCCAGGATATCCTGGTGCATCCCTGTGTGACTTCCCTTGACTCTGCAATTCTTACTTCCTGTAGCGTTGATGTCATGGATGATTCTGCATTTAGTGGGCCATACAAACTTCCTTTCACTCCTCCTTCTGACTTATTCAATTTGTGCTACTATACTTCCCAG GTGCCTGTACCACCAATTTTGGGATTTTACCAGCTGAAGGAAGAAGAATTGCAATTAAAATTAACAGTTAATTTAAAACTTCATGAAAGTGTAAAAAATGCTTTTGAGTATTGTGAAGCTCGTATACCTTTCTTTAACAG GGGTCCAGTCACTCATTTGGAGTACAAAGTTAGTTATGGTCAGCTAGATGTATCTCGAGAGAAAAGCTTATTGGTTTGGGTGATAG GACAAAAGTTTCCCAAATCATTAGAAATTTCTCTGACTGGAACTGTGACTTTTGGTTCTATGAGCAAAGAACAACCAGTTGATCCAATTTGCAGTGGGAGTACTGCATATGTAAAA CTTTATTTTAGGATCCCAGACTACACACTTACTGGATGTTATGCAGACCAGCATTCTGTTCAGGTCTTTTCATCAGGAAAACCAAAAATAAGTACAT CCCGGGAATTGATTTCCTCCGATTATTACATCTGGAATTCCAAAGCCCCAGCACCTGTAGTGTACAGAACATTATTTTTCTAA
- the AP5M1 gene encoding AP-5 complex subunit mu-1 isoform X1, with protein MALRGLWLISCEQGACGAVLFSRRYPTVEKRAKAFNGASYVTVPEDSVFLKALLFELKLTDPDKNFVEYRDSCSRINKTSVYALPTGGGDLWPVLAFQKSGLIYVCLPLVEQSLKPRPPLISISGISPAFAVLSGLLVFINSSQKNEAEMSAKVGQLPSLLMQACPLGTPLDTNLNGLLDNIHVSTNHTQKQPVWRISTYKGKPQVNVCITEKVKSMQYDKRDVADMWQVYGTVTCKCDLEGATSNVTVSLNLPANGSPLQDILVHPCVTSLDSAILTSCSVDVMDDSAFSGPYKLPFTPPSDLFNLCYYTSQVPVPPILGFYQLKEEELQLKLTVNLKLHESVKNAFEYCEARIPFFNRGPVTHLEYKVSYGQLDVSREKSLLVWVIGQKFPKSLEISLTGTVTFGSMSKEQPVDPICSGSTAYVKLYFRIPDYTLTGCYADQHSVQVFSSGKPKISTSRELISSDYYIWNSKAPAPVVYRTLFF; from the exons ATGGCCCTGAGGGGACTGTGGCTAATCAGCTGCGAACAAGGGGCCTGTGGAGCCGTGCTGTTCTCCAG GCGTTACCCCACGGTTGAAAAACGAGCAAAAGCCTTCAATGGAGCAAGCTATGTGACCGTACCAGAGgacagtgtttttcttaaagcattACTTTTTGAACTTAAGCTGACAGATCCAGACAAGAACTTTGTGGAATATCGGGATAGCTGTTCTCGAATCAACAAGACTTCAGTGTATGCGCTTCCAACAGGAGGAGGGGACCTTTGGCCTGTCCTGGCCTTTCAGAAGAGTGGTTTGATATATGTTTGTCTTCCCCTAGTTGAGCAATCCTTGAAGCCACGCCCACCCCTTATTAGCATTAGTGGAATCTCACCAGCCTTCGCTGTCTTATCAGGATTGCTGGTCTTCATTAACTCCAGTCAGAAGAATGAAGCTGAGATGAGTGCAAAAGTGGGCCAACTTCCAAGTTTGCTCATGCAGGCCTGTCCACTTGGCACCCCATTAGATACAAACTTGAATGGCTTATTAGATAACATTCATGTTTCTACAAACCACACACAGAAACAACCAGTTTGGAGAATTAGCACATACAAAGGCAAACCTCAGGTTAATGTTTGTATCACTGAAAAAGTCAAGTCCATGCAATATGACAAAAGGGATGTTGCAGATATGTGGCAAGTTTATGGAACTGTGACTTGTAAG tgtgatttggaaGGAGCTACATCAAATGTGACTGTCAGCTTGAACCTCCCTGCCAATGGCTCTCCACTCCAGGATATCCTGGTGCATCCCTGTGTGACTTCCCTTGACTCTGCAATTCTTACTTCCTGTAGCGTTGATGTCATGGATGATTCTGCATTTAGTGGGCCATACAAACTTCCTTTCACTCCTCCTTCTGACTTATTCAATTTGTGCTACTATACTTCCCAG GTGCCTGTACCACCAATTTTGGGATTTTACCAGCTGAAGGAAGAAGAATTGCAATTAAAATTAACAGTTAATTTAAAACTTCATGAAAGTGTAAAAAATGCTTTTGAGTATTGTGAAGCTCGTATACCTTTCTTTAACAG GGGTCCAGTCACTCATTTGGAGTACAAAGTTAGTTATGGTCAGCTAGATGTATCTCGAGAGAAAAGCTTATTGGTTTGGGTGATAG GACAAAAGTTTCCCAAATCATTAGAAATTTCTCTGACTGGAACTGTGACTTTTGGTTCTATGAGCAAAGAACAACCAGTTGATCCAATTTGCAGTGGGAGTACTGCATATGTAAAA CTTTATTTTAGGATCCCAGACTACACACTTACTGGATGTTATGCAGACCAGCATTCTGTTCAGGTCTTTTCATCAGGAAAACCAAAAATAAGTACAT CCCGGGAATTGATTTCCTCCGATTATTACATCTGGAATTCCAAAGCCCCAGCACCTGTAGTGTACAGAACATTATTTTTCTAA